The following is a genomic window from Oncorhynchus kisutch isolate 150728-3 linkage group LG6, Okis_V2, whole genome shotgun sequence.
TTGTAGGTGTGCTCTGTTAGACGTTGATTTTAAATAGTGATCTGTTTTCTGTGGGAAAGGAAGATGTCGCCTGTAGGCAGGCGAAGATAAGTAAGTGAAAGGGGGAACAGAACAAGAGATTGAGATCGAGAAGTCACTGCAAAAGGTCTTCCCGTGCTGTCACCAAAACACGCTTGGTGAACACACTGTTGGCTTGTTGTAGCTTAGTGTCTGCCCTTCTGTGACAGTGACACTTGagagacgcccccccccccccccccctctcgatGAAACGAACTGTCTGAATGTGACATTAGACTCAGATTAATCATAGAACTAAGTGTTGTTTGACATTCACCATCTGCAGGATATGACAATTATCCCGCCATAAATAACTGTCTACAAGAGTGTCACATTGTGCAGCAGGGAAACCCATGTACCCTCTGTGGTGTGTTCTTAAAATATCTCTTTATAGCTCACTTCAAGGGGGATTATCTGTATGTAGTAAGTTCAGGCGTGACCTTTGcccttggatttcttctcagACTGTTTTTGATAAAGTCCCTTGTCTTTCAGTTAATTTGGGGTTGGCACTGCCGTTTGTAATGCTGCTGTAAAACTCCTTCAAGCGTTCGGGTTTCCTGTTTGAACAGTAAAACACGCTTAAACAGCTGTGTTTACCCTTCAGTAACCCTTTAGCTCACCAGGTTGTTGTTTATAGTATGCACAACATTCAGCTATTGGTTTAATGTGAACACACTGTAAATTACCACATCAACACAATTAATTCAACTAAGGTAACATGGTAAACTCAAGCAATACACTGCAAATacaacagcaaacaatgcagctATACAAGCGTTGATAAGATAAGTGGTGTACTGGGTTCAAACAGAGGTCTTCTCATccttctattctctctgtcttcctcttgtCCCTGTTGGTGTACATAGCAATGTTCAACCTGGCAGACCCCCCCACAAAGATCCTATTATGAACTCTGGGCCAGTCCCCTCAGGAACATGCAAGGGCTGCAGGTGAGACTAGATACACGCCATGGCAACCACTACCCACAATCCTCTCTGCTCAACAACCACCTCATCGGTCTCTCTACTGTTCTTAACTTCATTACATGGTTCATAACTGCAtgttctgtgttgtgtctgtgtggtgtgtgtgtgtgtgtgtgtgtgtgtctgtgtgtgtctgtgtgtgtgtcaaagggaTACAGTTACTGAAAAAGCGGTGGAGCGCTACTCTCACAGCTGGAAGAAGCAGGAGGACAAGTTCAGAAATTTCAGGTGAAacatcaccacactataaaccCAGACTCTGAACCCCACTAAAAGCCAGCCAAGATGAGCCAAAGACCACTTTGTGAGGGTCACTAACCATAACAAAGGGGATGTTTCCTTTCTACTCCTAGAAGAATGAGATGCAAAGCACGTGGAAGTGTGCTTCAAAGCAGAAGTGACCTGTGAAATGTTAGCGTTTACTTCTTCATGCTgttagtagcagtagaagtagagGTCACCGTTATGTAAGATTGTTGCGACACATTGCGTCAGTCAGTGGGTATTTCCCTTCTCAAGGCTATCTTCCTCAGCTTCCTGTCTCCGCAGGCTAATTCTAGCGGAGACAGGAAGCTGAGTCTACAGAGACTTCAACCACACCAAACAACACCAAAGAGAACTGTAAGGAGCTTTGTAAATGAATAAACACTTAAAAAGAAGGACATTCTAAAAGACAATACTTTTCAATAAACATTCCTTTCCAATTTGTATATTTATATCAAGATGAAGATGAGGCCTTGTTTATGTATTCCTATATCTGATATTTTCTTACATTTATCACCAGTAGGTTTTTATACCTAACTTATCAAACAGACTGTTTTTACCGGAGAGAAATGTGTGTTTGAAGTACATGACTCATTTACAGTTCGCTTTTCATACTGTGTCTTTATCTTATAACCAAAAGGTTATTGTTGTGTTCTCAGGTCTCTTCTGAGTAACAGATGTCATGGACTTACCAAGGCTATGGTGACACAGGCCAACACTCCTCTGGGGTCAAAGGTTGTGTAcgatggagagaagaggaagcCTCTTCAGGTGACCCCTGAACTGTTCAGCACCTTTGCTAAGGTTTGTTGAGTTGGTCCAGAGTGTCACCTCAAtgattagtgtgtgtgagtgtgtgtttaagaTAGAGAGTGACATGACACATGTTGTGTTGCCTACAGGAGGATCCTTTTGTGAATACAACATGGGATACGTGTTCTGTTGTTGGGAATGGGGGAATCCTAGCGAATAGCAGCTGTGGAGAGAAAATCGACTCTGCCCAGTTTGTTATCAGGTGTGAGACAGAAAAATTACTCCACAATAATTACCCTTTCCTCTCAAACATTGTTAGAAACAAATTCACTGACCACTTCCCTCTATGTCTCCCTTTCTCAGGTGTAATCTCCCTCCTCTGGAGAACGGCTATAAGAGAGACGTGGGCAACAAGACAGACCTGGTGACAGCTAATCCCAGCATCCTCATGGAGAAGTGAGTTTCGGAGTTTATTGGGCTTCTCATACTGCTTATCACCTGGTGTTTTATGGTGGATTAAGAAATTACCTGATCATATATTCTGGTGCTGGTCAAATTCATCTCCTCCAGCTGTTCTTCaccgctctctttttctctccataCCATCCTCTCTCAGATATGGGGGACTGCAGGAGCGTCGTCGGCCCTTCGTGGAGAGCCTGCGTAGCTATGGCGACTCCCTGATGCTCTTGCCAGCCTTCTCGTATGGCCCCAACACGCCTGTGTCTCTGCGGGCCCTCTACACCATCCAGGACTTTGACAGCCCCTTGCGGCCTGTCTTCCTCAACCCAGAGTACCTACAAAGTCTGGCGCACTTCTGGCAGGGCCAGGGCCTGCGGACGGTACGCCTCAGCACAGGACTCATCGTGGCTAGCCTGGCGCTGGAGCTGTGCGCCAACGTGCATCTCTATGGGTTCTGGCCCTTTAATGAACACCCCCTCCGACACCAGCCCCTCACCAACCATTACTACGATGACAGGCAGAGTAAGAAGACGGTGCACGCTATGCCCGCTGAGTTTGACCACCTGCTTAGACTCCACAGCCAGGGCGTGCTCAGGATACACCTGGGGGAGTGTGCGCCCATGGCCAGGTAGGCCCCACCCCTTTACCGGAACTTTACCTACAGCTAGGACAGACACAACAGGGACATAGGGCCCTCCTATAGGCTCTCTCAGGAGTCCTACCCAGTCATGCACTTACCCAGTCATGTCTTTGCTACCTGCCAGATGGGATGGCCCCGACTGGCCCAGAACACTCTGGTATTCAGCACAGGGGCATGTTTTATGTGACGTATGTCTGGTCACAGTGGAGGAGCAAGGGAGAGACTGGGACAGTTAGTCTCCCCAGCAGGCGTTTGTAGATTCTCAGTGTGAGAGTCTGCAGAACAGGTTGATCTGCAATCAAATAATTTGTACTGTACCCAAAATGGGTGTAAATACATGAAATATgcatattatatactgtataggtGTACAATTATGTATTTATCATCAAGTGTTCTAGCTGGAATCTAgagaatgtttttgttttgttggacTTAAATACAAAGTGTTTTGGAACATGTATGGTTTAGATGAGGCCTTCCCAACTACCGAGGGGGTCAGTGTAGTGCCTAATATGACTCACATTCCTGACCCTAGCCAAAAAAAACACATGCGAGCCTTTAAGAGTTAACTGAATGTATGGTCATGTCAATCTAATACCTCCTGGATTGGGCAATCTTTAGCTGGACTGTTACATTCAGATTTCTATTTAATATCAATGATGATTAAATGTGTTATATCTCATATGACATAGTGTATAATACATTCAATGTGGTACTGGGTCCTTCCATGAAATGAGTCCCTTTTTTGtctctttgatattttaagtagaaattgtgcaccaatattgaattttaaaagactgttaaattaaatgaagtgccctttaatatagaccacatggaaaatTCAATAAATCATATTTTTCTAAATGAATAAAATGAATAAAGACTGAATTTTAGATCTCCCTttgtgcaccctctgtgacttcaAGAAAGATTCTAACCCACTTAACCCCACTTAACCaattttcaccatcattgtaaagcccttaGTTATTTTAttgctttaacaaagtaatttctgaagattattatttatttcacatgaTTTAGTTATTCATtttaaggtttaaaaaaaaacctGGCcgtcattttaaggtcaaccctgttacgtgaactgaactctcgttttaatatggtgaaacaatttattttaaaaatgtttttgaaaagaaacattgaatatctaatagtcaaatcatagtgtaaaagcagagctgcttctactctttttggctattttctggtgttttgtggtggaaaactgagtggtTTGAACAtaacatgtcaaccctgttacccatataGGAACAGGCtaaaattatttttaaaaatacattttgtaaaatgctttttttCAAGTGCCCTTCTCTGTTTCAcaaaacaagcttccattcctccTGTCACAAGGAGAAATGGCTGATTTCAGATTAAATGGTATACCCTGTTGCGGTTAACCCCgatactttatttggcacttaataggcactgACTATAGTCATTTTTTTATTCAACCTCTTATGATGGGAAAACACaatttttattaagttgaacatgtgctcttcatgACAGAATGTTCAAATTAGGTGAAATAAAACCGTTTATTTTCTCTCCAAGTTAGACTATCCAAAAcccagctaacaacaaatgttcccacaactttagagaaCATTTCCTTAAGAGTCTCATTAGGTCACCAGAAGGGACTCGTTTCCTGGAATGACCCTACTACTATACCAACACTATTTGTTTCATCAtttcaaaatacattttgggAAAGATTCTGTAAACATAAAATAACAACAAAGGGGGGGGTTCTTACCTTACCCAGGCCAAACTAACTCAGAGTAATGATGCTGGACCACGAAATTGTCTTTGcacataatttaaaaacaaatgtgAAAAGGATCTAGGGAGTGTCATTAGTCCAATGTTAGTCCAGTGTTTGAAAGTGACCTGGCACAGTGTGTTTTATTATTAACATAAAACACACTGATGTTACATAACCCTTCAAACAGAGATCTTTTCCATTCTGGTTCTTTGTACCATTCGACAGTCCTGGATGTAGCACAGAGATGGCTGGGCCTCAGGCTGGGCCTGATGGCCTCAGGCCTCAGTCTCCCGGTTGGCTCTCTGGGTCGTGCCATGCCCACACTAGCACAATGCAACACAACCTCCCAGACACAGAAGCCTTGGGCAAAAACACAGAAGGGGGAACAGAAGGAGACCATGGAAGTGATGACACCCATAAACATTTCTGGGGAGTCCTTTTTCAAAAAGGGTTTCCATGGTTACCAGCTCTCACAGGTCAAAGCGTTATAACAACAAATACTCTCCCCCTGTGACCATGGTGACAGTAAATAAACTGTGCTGTTACTAAATAACAACATTAGCAAGGGAGTGGTGGGGGGGATGCAGGATTGACAGTTCACTTATTAGCACCGTAGCTGCTGTAAGTAATAGGTTAAAACTAGATGCATGGgtaagaagggcattctagagcttGTATTATTTCCCTATAATGCAAGATATATTTGGAAgatagaattcaatggctatagttcattcttacatgttctatgtttggactgcttttgaaagcaaaagtcgaaATGAAAACACTATTGgcatttttaaaattagatttTCATAGTGGTAAACTCAGACTGATGGTTTGATTGGCTAAACTAGCAAGTCTCTTTGTTTGGTTACCATGGCAAATACTGTGGCAACTACTGtgtgctagctacttcagtggatgttgaacacatttctagcgccaaatgaacacatttctaacgcaaatgtgttaaattatagccatggtataaaagggataatcaactcggggctctatgcgttctctggaaaataatgcaactcagTGGAAGGTCAGTTCCACTCACCTAGCGGGTcatggaacacaccttccacctcgttcattattttccatgGAACACATAAACcctagttgattatcccttaaaTACTTTTCTTCAACCCCACTCCAATATGCTTTCCACACCatttcaatgttgttgtttttttccccatctttatttcacctttatttaaccaggtaggcaagttgagaacaagttatcatgtacaattgcgacctggccaagataaagcaaagcagatcgacacatacaacgacacagagttacacatggagtaaaacaaacatacagtcaataatacagtagaaaaataagtatatatacaatgtgagcaaatgaggtgagataagggaggtaaaggcaaaaaaaaggccatggtggcgaagtaaatacaatatagttagtaaaacactggaatggtagatttgcattggaagaatgtgcaaagtaaaaataaaaataatggggtgcaaaggagcaaagtaaataaataaataaatacagtaggggaagaggtagttgtttgggctaaattatagatggactatgtacaggtgcagtaatctgtgagctgctctgacagctggtgcttaaagctagtgagggagataagtgtttccagtttcagagatttttggagTTCGTTCCAGTCGTtgccagcagagaactggaaggcgaggcggccaaaggaaaaattggttttgggggtgaccagagagatatacctgctggagcgcgtgctacaggtgggtgctgctatggtgaccagcgagctgagataagggggactttacctagcagggtcttgtagatgacctggagctagtgggtttggcgacgagtatgaagcgagggccagccaacgagagcgtacaggtcgcagtagtgggtagtatatggggctttgatgacaaaacagatggcactgtgatagactacatccaatttattgagtagggtattggaggctattttgtaaatgacatcgccaaagtcgaggattggtaggatggtcagttttacgagggtatgtttggcagcatgagtgaaggatgctttgttgcgaaataggaagccaattctagatttgacttaggattggagatgtttgatgtgagtctggaaggtgagtttacattctaaccagacacctaggtatttgtagatgttcacatattctaagtcagaaccgtccagagtagtgatgctagacgggcgtgcaggtgcag
Proteins encoded in this region:
- the LOC109893293 gene encoding alpha-2,8-sialyltransferase 8F isoform X3, coding for MSNVQPGRPPHKDPIMNSGPVPSGTCKGCRDTVTEKAVERYSHSWKKQEDKFRNFRSLLSNRCHGLTKAMVTQANTPLGSKVVYDGEKRKPLQVTPELFSTFAKEDPFVNTTWDTCSVVGNGGILANSSCGEKIDSAQFVIRCNLPPLENGYKRDVGNKTDLVTANPSILMEKYGGLQERRRPFVESLRSYGDSLMLLPAFSYGPNTPVSLRALYTIQDFDSPLRPVFLNPEYLQSLAHFWQGQGLRTVRLSTGLIVASLALELCANVHLYGFWPFNEHPLRHQPLTNHYYDDRQSKKTVHAMPAEFDHLLRLHSQGVLRIHLGECAPMAR
- the LOC109893293 gene encoding alpha-2,8-sialyltransferase 8F isoform X2 → MCDCFTSVGVSSCSTGTSNVQPGRPPHKDPIMNSGPVPSGTCKGCRDTVTEKAVERYSHSWKKQEDKFRNFRSLLSNRCHGLTKAMVTQANTPLGSKVVYDGEKRKPLQVTPELFSTFAKEDPFVNTTWDTCSVVGNGGILANSSCGEKIDSAQFVIRCNLPPLENGYKRDVGNKTDLVTANPSILMEKYGGLQERRRPFVESLRSYGDSLMLLPAFSYGPNTPVSLRALYTIQDFDSPLRPVFLNPEYLQSLAHFWQGQGLRTVRLSTGLIVASLALELCANVHLYGFWPFNEHPLRHQPLTNHYYDDRQSKKTVHAMPAEFDHLLRLHSQGVLRIHLGECAPMAR
- the LOC109893293 gene encoding alpha-2,8-sialyltransferase 8F isoform X1 — encoded protein: MRGLFCFMLTLSILGTVLTALVWYVFRDRNVQPGRPPHKDPIMNSGPVPSGTCKGCRDTVTEKAVERYSHSWKKQEDKFRNFRSLLSNRCHGLTKAMVTQANTPLGSKVVYDGEKRKPLQVTPELFSTFAKEDPFVNTTWDTCSVVGNGGILANSSCGEKIDSAQFVIRCNLPPLENGYKRDVGNKTDLVTANPSILMEKYGGLQERRRPFVESLRSYGDSLMLLPAFSYGPNTPVSLRALYTIQDFDSPLRPVFLNPEYLQSLAHFWQGQGLRTVRLSTGLIVASLALELCANVHLYGFWPFNEHPLRHQPLTNHYYDDRQSKKTVHAMPAEFDHLLRLHSQGVLRIHLGECAPMAR